In Sceloporus undulatus isolate JIND9_A2432 ecotype Alabama chromosome 7, SceUnd_v1.1, whole genome shotgun sequence, one DNA window encodes the following:
- the KCNN1 gene encoding small conductance calcium-activated potassium channel protein 1 isoform X6: MPAGVLVGSGPRGPAAAPASSFLPGRRSPGQLVFLSLQALCAGSWQQHQHQHQQHPLAPPGPWPRRRPQHQQHPPPPLLPPQHPPPPPWHPPPRSLPDCGADWPPKIRVRSRPGCPCCQPRPALVRTGFSLLHQPSSSAQLLPPLGTQASSKQAVHADPRTLSHAGFKCAAAAAAAPAQPSPFAEIAMNSCRYNGGVIRPLSSLSASSHRNVHELDAETQPLQTFHDSGLEVVVSKGEHGKASDGCPEEDAEAHPPGHKKNQNIGYRLGHRRALFEKRKRLSDYALIFGMFGIVVMVTETELSWGVYTKESSYSFALKCLISLSTMILLGLIIMYHAREIQLFMVDNGADDWRIAMTYERIFFISLELIVCAIHPIPGQYFFTWTTRLAFTYTTSEAHTDVDIILSIPMFLRLYLIGRVMLLHSKLFTDASSRSIGALNKINFNTRFVMKTLMTICPGTVLLVFSISSWIIAAWTVRVCERDKLYHDKQDVTSNFLGAMWLISITFLSIGYGDMVPHTYCGKGVCLLTGIMGAGCTALVVAVVARKLELTKAEKHVHNFMMDTQLTKRVKNSAANVLRETWLIYKHTKLVKKVDHAKVRKHQQPRS; encoded by the exons ATGCCGGCGGGGGTGCTGGTGGGGTCCGGTCCCCGAGGCCCCGCTGctgctcctgcctcctccttcctccccggACGGCGCTCCCCGGGGCAGCTGGTCTTCCTCTCCCTGCAAGCCCTCTGCGCCGGATCTtggcagcagcaccagcaccagcaccagcagcatCCTCTCGCTCCTCCCGGGCCTTGGCCTCGGCGGCGCCCGCAGCACCAgcagcaccctcctcctcctcttcttcctccgcagcatcctcctcctcctccttggcaccCTCCTCCGCGGAGCCTCCCGGACTGCGGCGCCGACTGGCCCCCCAAGATCAGGGTCCGCTCCAGGCCGGGCTGCCCCTGCTGCCAGCCCCGACCCGCCTTGGTCCGCACCGGCTTCTCCCTCCTCCACCAGCCCTCCTCCTCGGCACAACTGCTCCCACCACTAGGCACCCAGGCCAGCAGCAAGCAGGCG GTCCATGCTGACCCTCGAACCCTGAGCCATGCCGGATTCAAGtgtgccgccgccgctgccgccgccccTGCCCAGCCCAGCCCTTTTGCGGAGATAGCCATGAACAGCTGCAGGTACAACGGAGGCGTCATCCGTCCCCTCAGCAGCCTCAGCGCCTCCTCCCACCGCAACGTCCACGAGTTAGATGCTGAAACGCAGCCGCTCCAGACCTTCCACGACTCAGGCCTGGAGGTGGTGGTCTCCAAGGGCGAGCACGGCAAGGCCTCAGACGGATGCCCAGAAGAAGACGCCGAGGCCCACCCCCCCGGTCACAAGAAGAACCAAAACATCGGCTACCGGTTGGGTCACCGGCGGGCCCTCTTTGAGAAGCGGAAGCGGCTGAGTGACTACGCCCTGATTTTTGGCATGTTTGGCATCGTGGTGATGGTGACGGAGACGGAGCTGTCCTGGGGGGTCTACACGAAG GAGTCTTCATATTCATTCGCCTTGAAATGCCTTATCAGTTTGTCTACCATGATTCTCCTGGGCCTCATCATCATGTACCATGCGCGAGAGATCCAG CTCTTCATGGTGGACAACGGCGCAGATGACTGGCGTATTGCCATGACGTATGAGCGGATCTTCTTCATCAGCTTGGAGCTGATTGTCTGCGCCATCCACCCCATCCCTGGACAATACTTCTTCACCTGGACCACCCGCTTGGCCTTCACCTACACCACTTCAGAGGCTCACACTGACGTGGACATCATCCTCTCCATCCCCATGTTCCTTCGGCTCTACTTGATTGGGCGGGTCATGCTCCTCCATAGCAAACTCTTCACCGATGCCTCCTCCCGCAGCATCGGGGCCCTCAACAAGATCAACTTCAACACCCGCTTTGTCATGAAGACCCTCATGACCATCTGCCCTGGGACTGTCCTCCTGGTCTTTAGCATCTCTTCCTGGATCATCGCTGCCTGGACCGTCCGTGTCTGCGAGAG GGACAAACT GTACCACGACAAACAGGATGTGACCAGCAACTTCCTGGGTGCCATGTGGCTCATTTCCATCACCTTCCTGTCCATTGGCTACGGGGACATGGTCCCACACACCTACTGTGGCAAAGGGGTCTGCCTGCTCACCGGAATCATG GGGGCTGGGTGCACGGCCCTTGTGGTTGCTGTCGTTGCTCGGAAACTCGAACTCACCAAAGCCGAGAAACACGTCCACAATTTCATGATGGATACGCAACTAACCAAGCGG GTGAAAAACTCGGCCGCCAACGTACTCAGGGAAACATGGCTCATCTATAAGCACACAAAGCTGGTGAAGAAAGTCGACCATGCCAAAGTGCGGAAACACCAGC AGCCCAGAA